A stretch of Methylogaea oryzae DNA encodes these proteins:
- a CDS encoding DUF58 domain-containing protein produces the protein MSEFHYRIPWRSGSPHPGVHPSRHAGGGQLFQRLANFSDYPDPRRLDLRASLVDPFENYRVRLHRQRAAIDVFAVVDLSASMAYRGAAGKMDTVADFVAALALSAHRSGDRLGVAAAGSGPRPLFFLPPSRHPAAAQRLAQSLRRYRPQDADAQGLARLEHWLPGRRALVFLLSDFHWPEDQARRILAGLARHDVVPVALWERDESLPQASGLSRLRDLEGGGERLLWLRPALRQRLAEAFGQRRRHLIALLRRRGREPLWLGGGFDADAVTRYFHAGP, from the coding sequence ATGAGCGAATTCCACTACCGCATCCCCTGGCGCTCCGGCAGCCCCCACCCCGGCGTCCACCCCAGCCGCCACGCCGGCGGCGGCCAGCTGTTCCAGCGCCTGGCGAATTTTTCCGATTATCCCGACCCGCGCCGGCTGGACTTGCGCGCCAGCTTGGTCGACCCTTTCGAAAACTACCGGGTGCGCTTGCACCGCCAGCGCGCCGCCATCGACGTGTTCGCCGTGGTCGATTTGTCGGCCTCCATGGCCTACCGCGGCGCGGCCGGCAAAATGGACACGGTGGCCGACTTCGTCGCCGCCCTGGCCCTGTCCGCCCACCGCAGCGGCGACCGCCTGGGCGTGGCCGCCGCGGGGAGCGGCCCCCGGCCGCTGTTCTTCCTGCCGCCCAGCCGCCACCCGGCCGCCGCCCAGCGACTGGCGCAATCCCTGCGCCGCTACCGCCCGCAGGATGCCGACGCCCAAGGCCTGGCGCGGTTGGAGCACTGGCTGCCGGGCCGCCGCGCCCTGGTGTTCCTGCTGTCGGACTTCCATTGGCCGGAAGACCAGGCCCGGCGCATCCTGGCCGGCCTCGCCCGCCACGACGTGGTGCCGGTGGCGCTGTGGGAGCGGGACGAGTCCCTGCCGCAGGCGTCCGGCCTGTCGCGCTTGCGCGACCTGGAAGGCGGCGGCGAGCGCCTGCTGTGGCTGCGCCCGGCCCTGCGCCAACGTCTGGCGGAGGCCTTCGGCCAGCGCCGCCGCCATCTCATCGCCCTGCTGCGCCGGCGCGGCCGTGAACCCCTGTGGCTGGGCGGCGGCTTCGACGCCGACGCTGTCACCCGCTATTTCCACGCCGGACCATGA
- a CDS encoding methanol dehydrogenase [cytochrome c] subunit yields MKNKTILMLAAGVMAWAMAGASFAYDGTKCKAPGDCWEPKPGYPDKIAGSQYDPKHDPAELNKQQESIKAMEARNKKRWEHLSQTGKFVYKVEDIK; encoded by the coding sequence ATGAAAAACAAGACGATCCTCATGTTGGCCGCCGGTGTCATGGCCTGGGCCATGGCCGGCGCTTCCTTCGCCTACGACGGCACCAAGTGCAAAGCCCCCGGCGACTGCTGGGAGCCCAAGCCCGGCTACCCGGACAAGATCGCCGGCAGCCAATACGACCCCAAGCACGACCCGGCCGAACTCAACAAGCAGCAGGAGTCCATCAAGGCCATGGAGGCGCGCAACAAGAAGCGCTGGGAACACCTGAGCCAGACCGGCAAGTTCGTCTACAAGGTGGAAGACATTAAGTAA
- a CDS encoding nonribosomal peptide synthetase MxaA has protein sequence MLLLALSLPAAAAPPLTVHLETPRPYGYLIGDTLALTVAVDAPIGLKLDEAALPRPGAINRWLELRRVETRPQAGGGYRIALEYQTFHAPLTVKTLTIPGLRLSFAGGATADVPSWSFTATPIKDLAVSSGAGQPPLRPDAPPSPLPVAGWRSATLASAVVALAALLSLAWLRGLLPYWHKGRHYAAALRSLRRLARLPQDDAALRAGYTAAHRAFNQTLGQPLFAEKLAEFFDANERYRPVQADMEAFFAASYRLFFGSGAPSADYPLERLAALCRHCLQIERARP, from the coding sequence TTGCTCCTGCTGGCCCTGTCTTTGCCGGCCGCCGCCGCGCCGCCGCTCACTGTCCACCTGGAAACGCCGCGCCCCTACGGCTACCTCATCGGCGACACCCTCGCCCTGACCGTCGCGGTCGATGCGCCGATCGGCCTGAAGCTGGACGAGGCGGCTTTGCCCCGTCCCGGCGCCATCAACCGCTGGCTGGAGCTGCGCCGCGTCGAAACCCGGCCGCAAGCCGGCGGCGGCTACCGGATCGCGCTGGAATACCAGACTTTCCACGCGCCGCTGACGGTGAAAACCCTCACCATCCCCGGCCTGCGCCTGAGCTTTGCCGGCGGTGCAACGGCCGATGTGCCGTCCTGGTCCTTCACCGCCACGCCCATCAAGGACTTGGCTGTGTCGTCCGGTGCAGGCCAACCGCCGCTGCGGCCGGATGCGCCTCCCAGCCCCTTGCCGGTGGCCGGCTGGCGCAGCGCCACCTTGGCGTCCGCCGTCGTCGCCCTGGCGGCGCTGTTGTCGCTGGCCTGGCTGCGCGGCTTGCTGCCTTATTGGCATAAGGGCCGCCACTATGCCGCCGCCCTGCGCAGCTTGCGGCGTTTGGCGCGGTTGCCCCAGGACGATGCGGCGCTGCGTGCCGGCTACACCGCCGCGCATCGGGCTTTTAACCAGACCCTGGGGCAGCCCCTGTTCGCCGAAAAGCTGGCGGAGTTTTTCGACGCCAATGAGCGTTACCGGCCGGTGCAGGCGGACATGGAAGCCTTTTTCGCCGCCTCCTACCGCTTGTTCTTCGGCAGCGGCGCGCCATCCGCTGATTACCCCCTGGAACGGCTGGCGGCCCTGTGCCGGCACTGCCTGCAAATCGAGCGGGCAAGGCCATGA
- a CDS encoding AAA family ATPase has protein sequence MNPDRQLADHQKLALQFETAIGQVVLGQQRAIRLLAVAVFARGHVLLEGGVGVGKTTLLRAVARGIGGQYERIEGTIDLMPNDLIYYTSLDAKGKPAVSPGPLLKHGGELSTFFFNEINRARPQVHSLLLRVMAERSASAFNREFAFPHLQVFADRNRVEKEETFELPAAARDRFMLEIGVEAPQDPAVLEQLAFEPRFYDPDSLILSVPPALLPCQELNRIADLIQRGIHASDTLRAYVLNLWRATHRPQDFGVVLDEVEPAGLIDAGASPRGMAYLIRAARVHAWLQGRDSVIPEDVQAVFAPAIAHRIFLKPVYEYRRGELVPQLVERILHSVAAP, from the coding sequence ATGAACCCCGACCGCCAACTCGCCGACCACCAAAAGCTAGCCTTGCAATTCGAAACCGCCATCGGCCAGGTGGTGTTGGGCCAGCAGCGGGCCATCCGTTTGCTGGCGGTGGCCGTGTTCGCCCGCGGCCATGTGTTGCTGGAAGGCGGCGTCGGCGTGGGCAAGACCACCTTGCTGCGCGCCGTGGCGCGGGGCATCGGCGGGCAGTACGAGCGCATCGAGGGCACCATCGACCTGATGCCCAACGACCTTATCTACTACACCAGCCTGGACGCCAAGGGCAAACCAGCGGTGTCGCCCGGGCCGCTGCTCAAGCACGGCGGCGAGCTGTCCACCTTCTTCTTCAACGAAATCAACCGCGCCCGGCCGCAGGTGCATTCCCTGCTGCTGCGCGTTATGGCGGAGCGCAGCGCCAGCGCCTTCAACCGCGAATTCGCCTTTCCCCATCTGCAAGTGTTCGCCGACCGCAACCGGGTGGAAAAGGAAGAAACTTTCGAACTGCCGGCGGCGGCCCGCGACCGCTTCATGTTGGAAATCGGCGTGGAAGCGCCGCAAGACCCGGCGGTGCTGGAGCAACTGGCCTTCGAGCCGCGCTTTTACGATCCCGACAGTTTGATCCTCTCGGTGCCGCCAGCCCTGCTGCCCTGCCAGGAGCTGAACCGCATCGCCGACCTGATCCAGCGCGGCATCCACGCCAGCGACACCCTGCGCGCCTACGTGCTCAACCTGTGGCGCGCCACCCACCGGCCGCAGGACTTCGGCGTCGTCTTGGACGAGGTGGAGCCCGCAGGCCTCATCGACGCCGGCGCCAGCCCGCGCGGCATGGCCTATCTGATCCGCGCCGCCCGCGTGCACGCCTGGCTGCAAGGCCGCGACAGCGTCATCCCGGAAGACGTGCAAGCGGTGTTCGCCCCGGCCATCGCCCACCGCATTTTCCTCAAGCCGGTGTACGAATACCGCCGCGGCGAACTGGTGCCGCAACTGGTGGAGCGCATCCTCCATAGCGTCGCAGCGCCCTGA
- a CDS encoding type II toxin-antitoxin system VapB family antitoxin — protein MRTTVTLDDALLAQAQALSGVQERSALLREALTALIQRESARRLAQLGGTEPALADIPRRRENGL, from the coding sequence ATGCGAACCACGGTCACCCTGGACGATGCGCTGCTGGCCCAAGCCCAAGCCCTGAGCGGCGTGCAGGAGCGCAGCGCCTTGTTGCGGGAAGCCCTGACGGCGCTGATTCAGCGGGAAAGCGCGCGCCGCTTGGCGCAATTGGGCGGGACGGAACCGGCGTTGGCGGATATTCCCCGCCGGCGCGAGAACGGCTTGTGA
- a CDS encoding methanol/ethanol family PQQ-dependent dehydrogenase → MQLRKLAHGVGGSLLAAGTLLAANPAAANQDLDHMSQDNRNWVMQTKDYGATHFSKLDEINASNVSHLKVAWTFSTGTLHGHEGGPLVADGIMYVHTPFPNNVYAIDLNDTRKILWQYKPKQNPAARAVACCDVVNRGVAYVPAGEHGPAKIFLNQLDGHVVALNAKTGEEIWKMENSDIAMGSTLTGAPFVAKDKVLVGTAGAELGVRGYVTAYNIKDGKQEWRAYATGPDEDLLLDPKFNQHNPHYGQFGLGQKTWEGDAWKIGGGTNWGWYAYDPKLDMVYYGSGNPAPWNETMRPGDNKWTMTIWGRDLNTGKAKFGYQKTPHDEWDYAGVNYMGLSEQMVDGKLTPLLTHPDRNGIVYTLNRETGSLVNAFKIDDTVNWVKKVDLKTGVPVRDPEFSTHMDHQAKGICPSAMGYHNQGLESYDPDKKLFFMGVNHICMDWEPFMLPYRAGQFFVGATLNMYPGPKGVLGQVKAMNSVSGEIEWEAPEKFAVWGGTLATAGNLVFYGTLDGYIKARDSRTGALKWSFQLPSGVIGHPITYEHKGKQYVAIYSGVGGWPGVGLVFDLKDPTAGLGAVGAFKELANYTQMGGALFVFSL, encoded by the coding sequence ATGCAACTACGCAAACTGGCGCACGGCGTCGGCGGCTCCCTGCTGGCCGCCGGCACGTTATTGGCGGCGAATCCGGCTGCGGCCAACCAAGACTTGGACCACATGTCCCAGGACAACCGCAACTGGGTCATGCAGACCAAGGACTACGGCGCCACCCACTTCAGCAAGCTGGACGAAATCAACGCCAGCAACGTCAGCCATCTGAAAGTGGCCTGGACCTTCTCCACCGGCACCCTGCACGGCCACGAGGGCGGCCCGCTGGTGGCGGACGGCATCATGTACGTGCATACGCCGTTCCCCAACAACGTCTACGCCATCGACCTGAACGACACCCGCAAGATCCTCTGGCAGTACAAGCCCAAGCAGAACCCGGCCGCCCGCGCCGTGGCTTGCTGCGACGTGGTCAACCGCGGCGTGGCCTACGTGCCGGCCGGCGAGCACGGCCCGGCGAAGATTTTCCTCAACCAGCTGGACGGCCACGTCGTCGCCCTCAACGCCAAAACCGGCGAGGAAATCTGGAAAATGGAAAACTCCGACATCGCCATGGGCTCGACCCTGACCGGCGCGCCCTTCGTCGCCAAGGACAAGGTGCTGGTGGGCACCGCCGGCGCCGAGCTGGGCGTGCGCGGCTACGTCACCGCCTACAACATCAAGGACGGCAAGCAGGAGTGGCGCGCCTACGCCACCGGCCCGGACGAAGATCTGCTGCTCGATCCCAAATTCAACCAGCACAACCCCCACTACGGCCAGTTCGGCCTGGGCCAGAAAACCTGGGAAGGCGACGCCTGGAAGATCGGCGGCGGCACTAACTGGGGCTGGTACGCCTACGATCCCAAGCTGGACATGGTCTACTACGGCTCCGGCAACCCGGCGCCGTGGAACGAAACCATGCGTCCCGGCGACAACAAATGGACCATGACCATCTGGGGCCGCGACCTTAACACCGGCAAGGCCAAATTCGGCTACCAGAAAACGCCCCACGACGAGTGGGATTACGCCGGCGTCAACTACATGGGCCTGTCCGAGCAGATGGTGGACGGCAAGCTGACGCCGCTGCTGACCCACCCGGACCGCAACGGCATCGTCTACACCCTCAACCGGGAAACCGGCTCCCTGGTCAACGCCTTCAAGATCGACGACACCGTCAACTGGGTGAAGAAGGTGGACCTGAAAACCGGCGTGCCGGTGCGCGACCCGGAATTCAGCACCCACATGGACCACCAGGCCAAGGGCATCTGCCCCTCCGCCATGGGCTACCACAACCAGGGGCTGGAATCCTACGACCCGGACAAGAAGCTGTTCTTCATGGGCGTGAACCACATCTGCATGGACTGGGAACCGTTCATGCTGCCCTACCGCGCCGGCCAGTTCTTCGTCGGCGCCACCTTGAACATGTATCCCGGTCCCAAGGGCGTATTGGGCCAGGTGAAGGCCATGAACTCGGTGAGCGGCGAGATCGAATGGGAAGCGCCGGAGAAGTTCGCCGTGTGGGGCGGCACCCTGGCCACCGCCGGCAACCTGGTGTTCTACGGCACCCTGGACGGCTACATCAAGGCCCGCGACTCGCGCACCGGCGCGCTGAAATGGTCGTTCCAGCTGCCTTCCGGCGTCATCGGCCACCCCATCACCTACGAGCACAAGGGTAAGCAGTACGTCGCCATCTACAGCGGTGTGGGCGGCTGGCCCGGCGTCGGCCTGGTGTTCGACCTGAAAGACCCGACCGCAGGCCTGGGCGCCGTGGGGGCCTTCAAGGAACTGGCCAACTACACCCAGATGGGCGGCGCGTTGTTCGTGTTCTCCCTGTAA
- a CDS encoding type II toxin-antitoxin system VapC family toxin → MILVDTSIWIDHFRGSGSVLSALLHTDHVCTHAWVIGELACGNLGNRAEILGLLQALPQLAPATAEEVLFFIERQRLMGRGIGYVDVHLLAAAALHSSRLYTRDKRLHGIAEELGLAYPAVH, encoded by the coding sequence GTGATCCTGGTTGACACGTCGATCTGGATCGACCATTTTCGCGGTTCCGGCAGCGTGCTATCGGCGCTGCTGCATACCGATCATGTTTGCACCCACGCCTGGGTCATCGGCGAATTGGCTTGCGGCAACCTGGGCAACCGCGCGGAAATCCTCGGCTTGTTGCAAGCATTGCCGCAACTGGCCCCGGCCACGGCGGAGGAAGTGCTGTTTTTCATCGAACGGCAGCGGCTCATGGGGCGGGGAATCGGCTACGTCGACGTGCATTTGCTCGCCGCCGCTGCGCTCCATTCCAGCCGGCTTTACACGCGGGACAAACGCTTGCACGGCATCGCCGAAGAACTCGGCTTGGCTTATCCCGCCGTCCATTGA
- the moxG gene encoding cytochrome c(L), periplasmic, protein MSKTLHAGAVALTIAAVATAAVADITLRHAITGETLDMSYAKAGGDTEAFKQFMRTGKNPYNGDKAAVEKGHSLYLSACSGCHGHEAEGKLGPGLADDYWTYPRNATDVGLFETLFGGAQGMMGPQYGSLNTDEMLLVMSWIRQVYKGDAAKAEWLK, encoded by the coding sequence ATGAGCAAAACCCTGCACGCGGGCGCCGTCGCCCTGACCATCGCGGCTGTGGCGACGGCGGCCGTGGCCGACATCACCCTGCGCCACGCCATCACCGGCGAAACCCTGGACATGTCTTACGCCAAGGCCGGCGGCGACACGGAAGCTTTCAAGCAATTCATGCGCACCGGCAAAAACCCCTACAACGGCGACAAGGCCGCCGTCGAGAAAGGCCATAGCCTGTACCTGTCCGCCTGCTCCGGCTGCCACGGCCACGAGGCGGAAGGCAAGCTGGGGCCGGGCTTGGCCGACGACTACTGGACCTATCCCCGCAACGCCACCGACGTGGGCCTGTTCGAAACCCTGTTCGGCGGCGCCCAGGGCATGATGGGGCCGCAATACGGCAGCCTCAACACCGACGAAATGCTGCTGGTCATGAGCTGGATACGCCAAGTCTACAAAGGCGACGCCGCCAAGGCCGAGTGGCTGAAGTAA
- the moxJ gene encoding methanol oxidation system protein MoxJ, translating to MRLTHLAAAAALALSQAASAAEPIKICAAENELPYSNKDGQGFENKLAELIGQALGRPVENVWWSDPRYYVRDFLDKGLCDVALGVDAGDPRLVTTQPYYRSGYVFVYRKEKGVKIDSWDSEVLAKAQHIAFMPDTPAETMLRKIGRYNDQFNYLHSLVGYKARRNQYVRFDPAKLVEEVASGKAEVAVLWGPAAARYVKASQVPLAMSVIPDDNTRSDGEKVPNHYDTAMGVRKDDTALLAQLDQVIAQRGKDIRALLQAEGIPLLAGDAAKTASVNKKKANKS from the coding sequence ATGCGATTGACCCATTTGGCGGCGGCCGCGGCGCTGGCGTTGAGCCAGGCCGCGTCGGCCGCCGAACCCATCAAAATCTGCGCGGCGGAAAACGAGCTGCCTTATTCCAACAAGGACGGCCAGGGCTTCGAAAACAAGCTGGCGGAACTGATCGGCCAGGCGCTGGGCCGGCCGGTGGAAAACGTCTGGTGGAGCGATCCGCGCTACTACGTCCGCGATTTCCTGGACAAAGGCCTGTGCGACGTGGCCCTGGGCGTGGACGCAGGCGATCCGCGCCTGGTCACCACCCAGCCGTATTACCGCTCCGGCTACGTGTTCGTCTACCGCAAGGAGAAGGGCGTGAAGATCGACAGCTGGGATAGCGAAGTCCTCGCTAAAGCCCAGCACATCGCCTTCATGCCGGACACCCCGGCGGAAACCATGCTGCGCAAGATCGGCCGCTACAACGACCAATTCAACTACCTGCACTCCCTGGTGGGCTACAAGGCACGGCGCAACCAATACGTGCGCTTTGATCCGGCCAAGCTGGTGGAGGAAGTCGCCAGCGGCAAGGCCGAAGTGGCGGTGCTGTGGGGACCGGCGGCAGCGCGCTATGTGAAAGCCAGCCAGGTGCCGCTGGCGATGAGCGTGATTCCCGACGACAACACCCGCAGCGACGGCGAAAAAGTCCCTAACCACTACGACACCGCCATGGGCGTGCGCAAAGACGATACGGCGCTGCTGGCGCAGTTGGATCAGGTCATCGCCCAGCGCGGCAAGGACATCCGCGCCCTGCTGCAAGCCGAAGGCATCCCCCTGCTGGCGGGCGATGCCGCCAAAACCGCATCCGTAAACAAGAAAAAGGCTAATAAATCATGA
- a CDS encoding vWA domain-containing protein, with translation MNLAVDHAAVLWGLPLALLPLWRSPFAVTDYSWNVLLPADAASRWIDWAVRLAGVLAMAALLLGMAGLHRREYSVERLGRGAHVVLLLDRSRSMDDSFAGRTPSGKDESKSAAAERLLSQFVSQRKNDLIGVAAFSTSPLFVLPLTDNRDAVLAAVRALKLPALAQTHVGKGLAMALSYFQGKDLTGSRVVVLVSDGAAALDADGQAKLRRWFLENQVRLYWVFLRTAGTPGLFEPPETPADDNPQVRPEYFLNQFFASLGTPYRAYEAENPGAMERAMADIGQLENLPVRYREKVPRQDFAGACYLAAAVALAALLGAKRWEYRR, from the coding sequence ATGAACCTGGCGGTGGATCACGCTGCTGTGCTGTGGGGCCTGCCCCTGGCGCTGCTGCCGTTGTGGCGCTCGCCCTTTGCCGTAACGGATTACTCCTGGAACGTGCTGCTGCCGGCGGACGCCGCTTCGCGCTGGATCGACTGGGCGGTGCGGCTGGCCGGCGTGCTCGCCATGGCGGCGCTGCTGCTGGGCATGGCCGGACTGCACCGGCGCGAGTACAGCGTCGAGCGCCTGGGCCGTGGCGCCCACGTGGTGCTATTGCTGGACCGCAGCCGCAGCATGGACGACAGCTTCGCCGGGCGAACCCCCAGTGGAAAAGACGAATCCAAATCCGCCGCCGCCGAGCGCCTGCTCAGCCAGTTCGTGTCCCAGCGCAAGAACGACCTCATCGGCGTGGCCGCCTTCAGCACTTCGCCCTTGTTCGTCCTGCCCCTCACCGACAACCGCGACGCCGTGCTGGCCGCCGTGCGCGCCCTGAAGCTGCCGGCCCTGGCGCAGACCCACGTGGGCAAGGGGCTGGCCATGGCGCTCTCTTACTTCCAAGGCAAAGACCTGACCGGCTCCCGCGTGGTGGTGCTGGTGTCCGACGGCGCCGCCGCCCTGGACGCCGACGGCCAGGCCAAGCTGCGGCGCTGGTTTTTGGAAAACCAGGTGCGGCTCTACTGGGTATTCCTGCGCACCGCCGGCACGCCGGGCCTGTTCGAGCCGCCGGAGACGCCGGCCGACGACAATCCCCAGGTCAGGCCGGAGTATTTCCTGAATCAATTCTTCGCCAGCCTGGGCACGCCCTACCGGGCCTACGAGGCGGAAAACCCCGGCGCCATGGAGCGCGCCATGGCCGACATCGGCCAGTTGGAAAACCTGCCGGTGCGCTACCGGGAAAAAGTGCCGCGCCAGGACTTCGCCGGCGCCTGCTACCTGGCCGCCGCCGTCGCCCTGGCCGCTTTGCTGGGCGCCAAGCGTTGGGAATATCGCCGCTGA
- a CDS encoding vWA domain-containing protein: MGTIKDPAYLLLAAALALAMAACLPLSLQLQRQVYSHLVVIDITRSMNVEDYRLGGRPVSRLEFVKAALRRSLSALPCGSRMGLGVFTDRRAALLFEPIEVCSGYAAIDGALAQLDWRMAWAADSRIADSLHDAMEQFQRLDASLVFVSDGQEAPPVNPRYRKTFDDVKGKLRGLIVGAGGLQPAPIPKFDEEGRRIGYYSEDDVPQRSTFGLSELPPEQIEGYHARNAPFGNAPAGGSEHLSALRESYLQQLAEAGGLGYRRLTDAESLQQALMQPQLAGRQSAATDLRPLPAGLALLALVLLYGVLPIVEAQRP; encoded by the coding sequence GTGGGAACGATAAAGGACCCTGCTTACCTGCTACTGGCCGCCGCCCTGGCGCTGGCCATGGCCGCCTGCCTGCCGCTGTCTTTACAACTGCAACGGCAGGTCTATTCCCATCTGGTGGTGATCGACATCACCCGCAGCATGAACGTGGAGGACTACCGACTGGGCGGCCGGCCGGTGAGCCGGCTGGAGTTCGTCAAGGCGGCCTTGCGCCGCAGCCTGTCGGCCTTGCCGTGCGGTTCGCGTATGGGGCTGGGCGTGTTCACCGACCGCCGCGCCGCCCTGTTGTTCGAGCCCATCGAAGTGTGTTCCGGCTACGCCGCCATCGACGGCGCCCTGGCGCAATTGGATTGGCGCATGGCCTGGGCCGCCGACAGCCGTATCGCCGACAGCCTGCACGACGCCATGGAGCAGTTCCAGCGCCTGGATGCCAGCCTGGTGTTCGTCAGCGACGGCCAGGAAGCGCCGCCGGTCAACCCGCGCTATCGCAAAACCTTCGACGACGTGAAAGGCAAGCTGCGCGGCCTGATCGTCGGCGCGGGCGGCTTGCAGCCGGCGCCCATACCCAAGTTCGACGAGGAGGGCCGGCGCATCGGCTATTACAGCGAGGACGACGTGCCGCAGCGCTCCACTTTCGGCCTGTCGGAGCTGCCCCCGGAGCAGATCGAAGGCTACCACGCCCGCAACGCGCCCTTCGGCAACGCGCCGGCCGGCGGCAGCGAGCACCTGTCCGCTTTACGGGAAAGCTATTTGCAACAACTGGCCGAGGCCGGCGGGCTGGGTTACCGGCGCCTCACCGACGCCGAATCGTTGCAACAGGCCCTGATGCAGCCGCAACTGGCCGGCCGGCAAAGCGCCGCCACCGACCTGCGGCCCTTGCCGGCCGGCTTGGCATTGCTGGCGCTGGTGCTGCTTTACGGCGTGTTGCCGATCGTCGAAGCACAGCGTCCCTGA
- a CDS encoding SRPBCC family protein, protein MRKTTVLPMLAACLVFAIPADAHGPTPQKVDETVEIAAPPEKVWAVVKDFAGIAQWNPAVSRSTGEGGNSQGAHRTLVFANGEPLAEDLDFYDEAGHEYRYRLRAPNVKALPASSYSATLKLTPVDGKTSVSWKSRLYRGDTGNFPPDELNDEAAVNAMRHLVRTGLDRLKQLLETAGR, encoded by the coding sequence ATGAGAAAAACCACCGTCTTGCCAATGCTGGCCGCCTGCCTCGTTTTTGCCATTCCCGCTGACGCCCACGGTCCCACGCCGCAGAAAGTGGACGAGACGGTGGAAATCGCCGCGCCGCCGGAAAAGGTCTGGGCGGTGGTGAAGGATTTCGCCGGCATCGCCCAGTGGAACCCCGCCGTCAGCCGCAGCACCGGCGAAGGCGGCAACAGCCAGGGCGCCCACCGCACCCTGGTTTTCGCCAACGGCGAGCCATTGGCGGAAGATTTGGACTTCTACGACGAAGCCGGCCACGAGTACCGCTACCGGCTGCGCGCGCCCAACGTCAAAGCCCTGCCGGCCAGCTCCTATTCCGCCACCCTGAAGCTGACGCCGGTGGACGGTAAAACCAGCGTGAGTTGGAAAAGCCGCTTGTACCGCGGCGACACCGGCAACTTCCCGCCGGATGAGTTGAACGACGAGGCCGCGGTCAACGCCATGCGTCATTTGGTCCGCACCGGCCTGGACCGCCTGAAGCAGCTGCTGGAAACCGCCGGCCGCTAG
- a CDS encoding MxaK protein, whose amino-acid sequence MNATTQQQLALALCLLSALASAVSAWQWQDRAAANRDIAGLMAGRDLPNHVSVQAPLPVSLARALLLARQDRYEEALDLFNYLGERGGEAFRAQVFYNLGNLHLRRALSKAEASQLQQAVPLAELAKDAYRRSLRLDPAFWDAKYNLEVAMRLLPEFDRVDSPGEESQEEEPKGLWSGIPGFPRGLP is encoded by the coding sequence ATGAACGCCACCACCCAACAACAACTCGCCCTGGCCTTGTGCCTGTTGTCCGCCTTGGCCTCCGCCGTTTCGGCCTGGCAATGGCAAGACCGCGCTGCCGCCAACCGCGACATCGCCGGCCTCATGGCCGGCCGCGATTTGCCCAACCACGTGTCGGTGCAGGCCCCGTTGCCGGTGTCCCTGGCGCGGGCGCTGCTGCTGGCGCGCCAGGACCGTTACGAAGAGGCCTTGGACTTGTTCAACTATCTGGGCGAGCGCGGCGGCGAGGCGTTCCGCGCCCAGGTTTTCTACAACCTGGGCAACCTGCACCTGCGCCGGGCTTTGTCCAAGGCGGAAGCCAGCCAGTTGCAGCAGGCTGTGCCCCTGGCCGAACTGGCCAAGGACGCCTACCGCCGCAGCCTGCGCCTGGACCCGGCGTTTTGGGACGCCAAGTACAACCTGGAAGTGGCCATGCGTTTGCTGCCGGAATTCGACCGCGTCGACAGCCCCGGCGAGGAATCGCAGGAAGAAGAGCCCAAGGGATTGTGGAGCGGCATTCCCGGATTTCCGCGGGGACTGCCGTGA